CATCCATCCGATCTTCTCGACGTTCGACCGCATCCGGTGGGCGACGACCTGGGCTGAATCGGCCGATGCGCCGGGCAGTAGCACCACGAACTCCTCGCCGCCCCAGCGCCCGATGACGTCGATGCCGCGCACCGCGTCCTGCATCTTCTCGATGACGGTGCAGATCATCGTGTCTCCGGCCGAGTGGCCGAAGGTGTCGTTGATCTGCTTGAAGTGGTCGATGTCCACCATCAGGATGGAGAAGGAAGAGCCGGAGCGCCGGGAGCGTCCCTGCTCCTGCTCGCACCACTTCAGGAAGTAGCGGCGGTTGAAGACGCGGGTGAGCGAATCGGTACTGGCCTGCTGCTCCAGCCGGAGGGTGAGCACGGCGGTGGTCATCCAGAAGAAGCCGAACGCAATGCCCAGCCCCACGATGATGTAGACCGAGTAGATGACGCCGATCGAGTCCTGAGCGAACCTGCGGCCGCCCGCGCCGCCGAACGCGAGCAGGCCGCTGCGGACCAGGTTGAAGACCGTGAAGCAGACGAGAATACCGGCGCTGAACCAGGCCGCAGCCCGGATGCCCTGACGCGCGAAACGGATCAGTTGGAGAGCTGTCTGGGCAACCTGCAGGGCGATGAGGACGCACGCCGCCTCGGTGCGCAGTATCGAAGCACCATAGCCCGCCATCAGGCAGAGATCGAAGGCCCCCTGCAGGACGAGCAGGAAGATGCCGAACTTGGGCAGAAGCGACCCGCGCTCGGACAGCTCCAGCACGGCGACGTGAACCAGCACAAAGGCCGAGAGGATCAGGAGATCGGCCAGCAGGCAGCCGATGATATCCGGCGTGCTGCGCTCGGTGGCCAGCAGCACCGCGCCGATGCCCCCGGCGGCGAACGCTCCCCCCAGCCAGCCCAGGCCGGAGAGGCGCGGGTTGGTCAGACGCACGATCAACAGTCCCGCGCTTCCACAGGAGAGGAGCATTGCGCCCAGAAGCAGGATCAGTCGTATCGCCATAGCCATCCACAAGAGATTGAGGGCACAAAGGTAACCTGCTGCCGCTTCCCCGAGGTACAGAGGAGCTATCGGCCAAATGGACCCGCAGCAGCAAATACCGTGAAAATTCGATCGCCCTATTCTAACGGAGCGCGGCGCTCGATTCAGTGGTGTAAACGACATTGCTTCCGCCACCGGCCTGAAACCAAAGCCGCTTGCTGCCTACCCACAGGAGGCCCCATGCAGATCATCCCTCCCATGCAGCCCCGAGAACGGTACGAAATGGCACCGCGACATTTGGAGGATTTTCGCGTCTATAACCTAGAGAGGTTTACGATGCCAAGGTCTTTTGCAACTCTTCTACTTGCCCTGGTGCCGCTGTCCGCCGCGACAGTTTACGCACAGTCGGCAGCCGCAGGCTCCACGGATTTCACCCAGTCGCAGCCTGCCCCCATCGTGCGGGCGTACGAGAACGGCGAGGGCGCTCCCTACCCGGCAGCCCGGGTTATGCCCCAGATCACCACCACCCAGCCGATCCCCGGCGTGTGGCTCCGCGCCGAGCCGAACAGCTCCGCGCATACCGTTTCGGCCGATGCCAACGGCACTGAGCTGCGCATCGAGCACGGAGTCGTGAACATCCAGGTCCATCAGCCGGCGCAGAACTCGGAGCTGCTCGTCTACCTGCCCGGTGGCGAGGTCACCCTGCTCAAGGATGGTCTTTACACCTTCAACGCCGATACCAATACCGTCCGCGTGCTGAAGGGCGAGGCGGAGGGATATCCCGGTGTAGCTGCTCCCAGCGGCCAGTCAGACGTCAAGGGAATCAAGGTGAAGGAGGATCACGAACTCTCCTTCATGGCCTCGGCCAAGGGCATTCGCTCGATTGAGGTCGATCCTTACCGGCTCTCCAGCGACCTGCTTCCGGGCGGTATCGCAGACCGTGGCGGCGAATCCGGCTATGGGTACGGCTATGGCTATGGCCCCGTCTACGACGGCTTCTACGGCTCACCCTATGCCTACGGCTGGGATTATCCGTGGGGCTGGGGATACCCGTATGGCTACGGCCTGGGCTTCGGATACGGCTTCTACGGCGGCGGCTTCTACAGGGGCGGCTTCCGGGGTGGTTATGGCGGACACGGCGGTTACGGTGGACACGGCGGCGGTGGCGGTCATGGTGGCGGCGGTCATCGCTAAGGAACGGATGTAGCTTGATGCAGGGAGCGGTGATGCCGCTCCCTGTTTCGTTTAATGCCCTTTCTGCGAGAATCGAGAGCAGCACAGGAGGCAGGATGGGGATGCGAAGCCGGATGACGATGATCTGCCTGTTGCTGGCCGGGGCGCAGGCGTTGCGGGGTCAATCCGTCCGCGCGGTGCCGAAGGTTGACCTGCCTAGCTTTACAGGGACCTGGTACGAGGTGGCGCGGTATGCCGATAAGCGCGAGAAGGAGTGCGTCGGTGACGTCTTCATGCTGATCGCGCTGGCGGATAAGCCGAACCGGTTCCAACTGGTGAACTCCTGCAAGACCAAGACCGGGTATACGGATACCAACAACGGGAACGGCAGGACTCAGGACAAGAGCGGCGACGGCAAATTGAAGGTGACCTACATCTGGCCGTTTTCGAAGAAGTTCTGGGTGCTGGCGGTGGGACCGGGGTATGAGTGGTCGCTGGTGGGTAACCCGAACCATAAGGACTTGCGGGTGCTGGCGCGGACCACGACGATGAAGCCGGAGGTGCTGGCAGAGATTAAGGCGAAGGCTGCGGCTCAGGGGTTTCCTGTGGGCAAGCTGGTGATGACGCCGCAGACTCCGCGGCAGGTGGCTCGGAGGGAGAGCCGACAGCCTTAAAGACACGCGTAGCGTCGAGAACCGCACGAAGTGCCGCCCGCCCGGCGTTAGGGCGCTTTTGTTGTTGCTTTTATAACGATTCATTCCGCATAGAATCGTTACATGGACATCAAGGAATCTCTCACGCGGCGGAAGCTGCTGATGCAGGCTGGTTTGTTAGCTGCGGGTGGCATCGTGACTCAAACGGGACTGGGCCAGGAGCTGGCTGGGCTGGATGTTGCTTCGGCCGGGTCGATGAGGGCGATGCTGGAGGGACCGCTCAAAGCTGCTGCTGCGAGGACGCTGCATCTGGACCTACGTGCCCACTCCGAAGGAGCCGATGCCGTCGCGCAGGCGATCGTTAACGGAAATCTTCATGCGGATGTGTTTATCCCCGTCACGGCTGGCCCCATGTTGACCGTAATGCACGCCGGAAAGGCGGAGTCTGCGCAGCCAATTGCGCGCACGGAGCTGGTGCTCGTCTACAGCCCCAAGAGCCGCTTTGCTCCGCAGCTCGAAGCCGCCGCCAGCGGTAAGGCAAACTGGTGGGAGGTGTTGCAGGAGCCAGGGCTTCGCATTGGGCGCGGGAATCCTGCCGCCGATCCGGGGGCGCGGGCGATCCTCTTTGCCATGATGCTCGCGGCTGGGAAGTATGGCCAGCCGAACCTGGTGGAGAAGGTGCTCGGCCCTGCGCTGAACCCGGCGCAGATTGTGCCGGGGGTTCAGGCAGCATTGCAGAGTGGGAAGTTGGATGTGAGTTCTTCGTACAAGATTGGGGTTGGGAGTCTGCCGTATATTGCTCTGCCCAAGGAGATCAACCTGAGCAGCCAGAGGGTGCGGGAGGAGCATCCGGAGGTTCGGTTGACGATCGGGGAGAAGACGTTTTATCCCGAGCCGCTGGTGTTTTATGCGGGGTTGGTGCGGGGGGCGGCGAATCCAGTTGGGGCGGCGGCGTTTTTGAAGTGGCTGCGGGGAGCAGAGGCGCAGGAGTTGTTTCGGCAGCATCAGTTTGAGGCGGTGGGGGATGTTGCGGAGATTCGTGCCTGAGGGGAAGAAAGCATACCTCGGGGCTAAAGCCGCGTCTGTGGCGGGTTTTAATGTCCGGGCTAAAGCCCGGACCTACCCCAGAAGCAACGGCAAGGGCAGAAGCAACAGCAAGAGCAACGGCAAAAACAGAAGCAAGAGCAAAAGCAACGACAACGACAGAAGCAGATTCCTCCGCTTCGCTCCTGAATGACAACCAAGAAAACAGGCAACAACAAAGAAACAAGCAATAACCGGGTGGGCCGTTCATTGGCGGCTTCATCGGCGATGAATGGCGGCTAGATCAAGTGCAACAACGCCCTCGCGCCGGGCGGGCGGCACTTCGTGCGGTTTTGGACGCTTCGCGTGTTTCTTTGCAAAAGAAAACCCCATCTCTCAGGTTCGAGAGATGGGGTTTGTGCGACTCGTTGCTCTTAGAAAGAGAACTGCAATGAGCTGGAGATCGTCCGCGGGGGCGCCAGGTGAGCCGTGTTGCTGCTAGCGTTCGTCCCCGTAATATCGCCCGCCGCAATCGTGGAGTAGTAGCGCACGTTGCCCAGGTTGTTCGCCGTAAACCGCAGCGTGGCCAGTTTGGTGAAGATCGTGCGCGAGTAGCGGGCACCGAGGTCGAAGGTGTTGAATCCGCCCGTCGAGTGCAGGTTCTCGTCGTCCTGCGGACGCCGCCCCGTGAACTGCCAGTTGCCCGTCACGCTCAGGTTGGTGACACCCGGCACGCGATACTCGCCGTACAGGTTGGAGTGGTAGCCGGGGATGCCGACGAACCGCTTGCCGTCGGTGGCCGCGACGCCGGTATCGTTCAGCCTCGCGTTCAGAGTGGTGAAGCCGCCGTCGA
This is a stretch of genomic DNA from Granulicella sp. WH15. It encodes these proteins:
- a CDS encoding GGDEF domain-containing protein, which produces MAIRLILLLGAMLLSCGSAGLLIVRLTNPRLSGLGWLGGAFAAGGIGAVLLATERSTPDIIGCLLADLLILSAFVLVHVAVLELSERGSLLPKFGIFLLVLQGAFDLCLMAGYGASILRTEAACVLIALQVAQTALQLIRFARQGIRAAAWFSAGILVCFTVFNLVRSGLLAFGGAGGRRFAQDSIGVIYSVYIIVGLGIAFGFFWMTTAVLTLRLEQQASTDSLTRVFNRRYFLKWCEQEQGRSRRSGSSFSILMVDIDHFKQINDTFGHSAGDTMICTVIEKMQDAVRGIDVIGRWGGEEFVVLLPGASADSAQVVAHRMRSNVEKIGWMELDLQAGGKQAERKLAVGVTVSVGVATSRDGEDSIAEILGRADQAMYEAKSQGRNCVCTAI
- a CDS encoding substrate-binding domain-containing protein, encoding MDIKESLTRRKLLMQAGLLAAGGIVTQTGLGQELAGLDVASAGSMRAMLEGPLKAAAARTLHLDLRAHSEGADAVAQAIVNGNLHADVFIPVTAGPMLTVMHAGKAESAQPIARTELVLVYSPKSRFAPQLEAAASGKANWWEVLQEPGLRIGRGNPAADPGARAILFAMMLAAGKYGQPNLVEKVLGPALNPAQIVPGVQAALQSGKLDVSSSYKIGVGSLPYIALPKEINLSSQRVREEHPEVRLTIGEKTFYPEPLVFYAGLVRGAANPVGAAAFLKWLRGAEAQELFRQHQFEAVGDVAEIRA
- a CDS encoding lipocalin family protein is translated as MGMRSRMTMICLLLAGAQALRGQSVRAVPKVDLPSFTGTWYEVARYADKREKECVGDVFMLIALADKPNRFQLVNSCKTKTGYTDTNNGNGRTQDKSGDGKLKVTYIWPFSKKFWVLAVGPGYEWSLVGNPNHKDLRVLARTTTMKPEVLAEIKAKAAAQGFPVGKLVMTPQTPRQVARRESRQP